The sequence below is a genomic window from Microbacterium abyssi.
GCGTACATCGAGGTCGACGAACCGGTGACCGCCGCAGGCGCGGTCGGGGTCGAAGCCGTGCTCGAGGCGATCGAGGAGTCCACCGGCATCCCCTCGGCCGAGCTCGACGGCGCCTACGCGGTGCACTCGGGCCGCCGGGTCGCCGAGCACCTGTTCGCCGTGGCATCCGGACTGGAGTCCGTCGTCCCCGGTGAGGGCGAGATCGCAGGCCAGGTGCGCCGCGCGCTGACGGCGGCGCGCAAGGAGGGCACCACCTCCCCCGAGCTCGAGCGTCTGTTCCAGCGCGCGAGCCAGGCCCAGCGCAAGGTCAAGAACGTCACCGCGCTCGGCCGCGCCGGCCGCTCGCTGGTGCGACTGTCGCTCGAACTGGCCGACAGCCGCATCGCCGACTGGTCTGCCGAGCGCGTGCTGCTGGTCGGCACCGGCGCGTACGCCGCCGTCACCCTCGCCACGCTCCGCGAGCGCGGTGCGACGGACATCTCGGTGTATTCGCCGTCCGGTCGCGCCGAGCTCTTCGCGAAGAAGCACGGTCTCACCGCCGTCGCCGACGAGGACTACGCCCGCGTCGCATCGCGGTCGAGCCTGCTGATCACCTGCACGAACGCCGCGGAAGAGCCGGTCCTGGGGCCCGCGCACCTGCAGGCGCCGACCGGACCCGTCGCCGTCGGCTGCCCGATGGGCGCGCCCACGTCGCAGCTGGTCATCGATCTCGGGATGCCGCGCAATGTGGATCCAGCCGTCGCGAACCTGGAGGGCGTCGCGCTGCTGGATCTGGAGACGATCCGACTGCACGCGCCGCTCGAGGAGCTGCAGGCGACGGATGCCGCCCGCACCGTCGTGCGCGATGCCGCCGACACGTTCAACGTGGTGGGCGACCGGCAGAGCGTCACCCCCGCCGTCGTCGCCTTCCGCTCGCACATCTTCGCGCTGATGGAGGCCGAGATCGAGCGCGCCCGCGCCCGTGGTGACGAGGACGGCCGCGTCGAGCAGGCGATGCGTCACCTCGCAGGCGTCCTCACGCACACGCCCACGACGCGCGCGCACGAGCTGGCCGCCGACGGCCGCGGCGCCGACTTCGTCGCGGCGCTCGAGACGATCTACGGCATCCGTCCTGCGAACGAGGGCCTCGACGAGCAGTCTGCGACCGCCTGAGTCACCGTTGCCGATTCCGGCGCCTCGACCGCGACCGCAGCACCAGGGTCCACGCCGCATAGCCGCACACCACGGCCGCGACGACGGGCAGCGCGGCTGCGCGCCACGGCCCCGTCACTGCCGCGTTGAGCCAGCCCAGCAGCGGCACGCTGTACCAGAGACGCCCGAGGACCTGCGTCTCGTGGACGGGCTCAGGGTCGGGAGCGGCGTTCGCATCGCCCTTCGTGATGAAGTGGCCGCGCGCTGTGTCGACGACTCGGTGCGTGACGACCGTCGGATCACCGGCAATGGGGCGAAAGGCGATGACGTCGGCGATCTCGATGTCTTCGGCGCGCACCGGTTGCGTGACGATCAGGACTCCCTGTGGAAGCGCCGGAGCCATCGAACCATCACTGCTCGTGAACGCGCTCGCGCCTGTCGCCCATGGCACCCCCAGCACCAGCATGGCGGTGAGCACGAGCATTCCCATGATGCCCGCACTCACGCCATACCAGAGCGCCACCCCCATCGACCGCGGCTTCGCTTCGGTCGTTGACGGCTGATCCGGCTCCTTGTTCTGCTCGGTCACCGGCTCTGCCTCGTCCCCAGCAATCCGATTCCGGCCCCTCGTTCCGGGTGCCCCTTTCGGGAGCAACGCTGGCCCGTCATCGATAATCAAACGATATTGACCTTTGGCCAGCAGCACTAGGTCTTTCAGCCACCAAAACGGGTGGATGCGGCATCCGATGACGCAGTCGCCAGCGCGTCGCGACCGGCCGGGAGAACCCTGCCGATGAAACTGCCGGAGGCTCCGTCCAGCTCTTCCACGAGCCACGCGCGCAGCAGTTCGAGTTGTTCGTCGTCGATCTCCCGATCGGCGACATCGTCGATCAGCACGACATCGACGCCTCGGGCCCGTGCCCTCGCGGCCGCGGCCACCACGACGGGCGCCCCCAGTCGGCCGGCGCGATATCCGTCCCGCAGCTCCCCCTCGTGCACGAGGCACCGGCGGATCTCTTCATCGGTCAGCTCGGTGCCCTCGCCGATGCGGGTGAGCAACGGCCCGAACGTCTCATCCCACCGCGCGACCTTCTCCTCTGCACGCGCCGTGACCTCGGCGAGCCATGCACGCTCGCTGGTGGCTCGCAGCGCGGCTGCCCTGTCGCGCTCGGCGTGACGATCCAGCACTCGGAGGGAGACCGCGAGCCCAGCGGCTG
It includes:
- a CDS encoding glutamyl-tRNA reductase, with product MLLCVTASHKTASFDMLERLSRTPDDVAPNLLRLASCVQGAVVLSTCNRFEAYIEVDEPVTAAGAVGVEAVLEAIEESTGIPSAELDGAYAVHSGRRVAEHLFAVASGLESVVPGEGEIAGQVRRALTAARKEGTTSPELERLFQRASQAQRKVKNVTALGRAGRSLVRLSLELADSRIADWSAERVLLVGTGAYAAVTLATLRERGATDISVYSPSGRAELFAKKHGLTAVADEDYARVASRSSLLITCTNAAEEPVLGPAHLQAPTGPVAVGCPMGAPTSQLVIDLGMPRNVDPAVANLEGVALLDLETIRLHAPLEELQATDAARTVVRDAADTFNVVGDRQSVTPAVVAFRSHIFALMEAEIERARARGDEDGRVEQAMRHLAGVLTHTPTTRAHELAADGRGADFVAALETIYGIRPANEGLDEQSATA
- a CDS encoding signal peptidase I, which translates into the protein MTEQNKEPDQPSTTEAKPRSMGVALWYGVSAGIMGMLVLTAMLVLGVPWATGASAFTSSDGSMAPALPQGVLIVTQPVRAEDIEIADVIAFRPIAGDPTVVTHRVVDTARGHFITKGDANAAPDPEPVHETQVLGRLWYSVPLLGWLNAAVTGPWRAAALPVVAAVVCGYAAWTLVLRSRSRRRNRQR